One window of Acidobacteriota bacterium genomic DNA carries:
- a CDS encoding 2-isopropylmalate synthase, whose amino-acid sequence MNDRITVFDTTLRDGEQAPGCSMFKGEKLKMARQLVELGVDILEAGFPIASDGDFEAVAAICRELPAARVAALARACPQDIERAARALEASRRPRIHTFIATSDIHLVYKLRKTREQALEEAAAAVEQARRYADDVEFSAEDAARSDPDFLEQVCRTVVAVGAATVNLPDTVGHCLPEEYAALIGRMVRTVDGQATVSVHCHNDLGLAVANSLAAVRAGARQVECTVNGIGERAGNCALEEVVMILKARQDALPFDTGVVTRQLYPSSRLLTELIAFGPQPNKAIVGANAFAHEAGIHQDGWFKERTTYEIIDPVEVGVPESRIVLGKHSGRHSLDRRCEDLGFNLTQDQLDAVYRAFTRAADRKKGLTDDEIAHLVRDVLFGRWKYAPAPEAPEPDDWTLAPSFYL is encoded by the coding sequence ATGAACGATCGGATCACGGTTTTTGACACCACATTGCGCGACGGGGAACAGGCGCCGGGATGCAGCATGTTCAAGGGCGAGAAGCTGAAGATGGCGCGCCAACTCGTCGAGTTGGGCGTGGATATTCTCGAGGCGGGCTTCCCCATCGCCTCAGACGGCGACTTCGAGGCAGTGGCCGCGATCTGCCGTGAGCTGCCAGCGGCTCGGGTGGCGGCGCTGGCCCGGGCGTGTCCGCAGGATATCGAGCGGGCGGCCCGGGCGCTGGAAGCGTCGCGCCGGCCCCGCATCCACACGTTCATCGCCACGAGCGACATCCACCTGGTGTACAAGCTCCGCAAGACCCGGGAACAGGCCCTGGAGGAGGCGGCAGCCGCCGTGGAGCAGGCGCGCCGCTATGCCGACGACGTGGAGTTCTCCGCTGAGGACGCCGCCCGCTCGGATCCCGACTTCCTTGAACAGGTGTGTCGCACGGTGGTCGCCGTCGGAGCCGCCACCGTCAACCTGCCGGACACGGTGGGCCATTGCCTGCCCGAGGAATACGCCGCACTCATCGGCCGCATGGTCCGCACCGTTGATGGTCAAGCCACGGTGAGTGTGCACTGCCATAACGACCTGGGACTGGCGGTGGCCAACTCCCTCGCCGCCGTCCGAGCCGGCGCCCGGCAGGTGGAATGCACTGTCAATGGGATCGGCGAACGAGCGGGCAACTGCGCGCTGGAGGAGGTGGTGATGATCCTGAAGGCGCGCCAGGACGCGCTGCCGTTCGACACCGGGGTGGTGACCCGGCAACTCTATCCGTCCAGCCGGCTGCTGACCGAGCTGATCGCCTTCGGGCCGCAGCCCAACAAGGCCATCGTCGGCGCCAACGCCTTCGCCCACGAGGCCGGCATCCACCAGGATGGCTGGTTTAAGGAGCGCACCACGTACGAAATCATCGACCCGGTGGAGGTGGGCGTACCCGAGAGCCGGATTGTGCTGGGCAAGCACAGCGGCCGTCACTCGCTGGACCGGCGCTGCGAGGATCTCGGCTTTAACCTCACCCAAGACCAGCTGGACGCGGTGTACCGGGCGTTCACCCGGGCGGCCGACCGGAAGAAGGGGCTGACCGACGACGAGATCGCCCACCTGGTCCGGGATGTCCTGTTCGGGCGCTGGAAATATGCGCCGGCTCCGGAAGCGCCGGAACCGGACGACTGGACCCTGGCGCCGTCCTTCTACCTGTGA
- a CDS encoding LysR family transcriptional regulator: MDLHTLKIFMAVARERSFSRAAEKTLRTQPAVSLAIQRLEGELGEKLIDRTGKEPVLTDAGRMVLEYANRFENMERELETALAELHDVRAGRLSIGANESTTLYLIGHIMQYRRLYPRVQVQVRRCLSSKIPTQIVDGDLELGVISYRPADEQIQSTPLFTDHLAFVVSPRHRFARRKSISIAELGMETFIAHNVHSPYRELVLQAFQQHRVPLHMDLEMPTIETIKILVQRDEGVAFLPRMCVVQELQQEVLRAIRVKELDVERQIRLVYPARRQLSHAATAFLELVGKRENRRTGESKERVRTFRVPG; the protein is encoded by the coding sequence ATGGACCTGCACACCCTGAAGATCTTCATGGCCGTGGCCCGCGAGCGCAGTTTCTCCCGCGCGGCGGAGAAGACCCTGCGCACCCAGCCGGCGGTGTCGCTGGCTATCCAGCGGCTGGAGGGCGAACTCGGCGAAAAGCTCATCGACCGGACCGGCAAGGAGCCGGTGCTCACCGACGCGGGACGGATGGTCCTGGAGTACGCCAACCGGTTCGAGAACATGGAGCGCGAGCTGGAGACCGCCCTCGCCGAGTTGCACGATGTCCGGGCCGGCCGGCTGTCCATCGGCGCCAACGAATCCACCACCCTCTATCTCATCGGCCACATCATGCAATACCGGCGGCTTTACCCCCGGGTTCAGGTCCAAGTGCGGCGGTGCCTGTCCAGCAAAATCCCCACCCAGATCGTGGACGGCGATCTGGAACTCGGCGTCATCAGCTACCGCCCGGCCGATGAGCAGATTCAGTCGACGCCCTTGTTTACCGATCATCTTGCCTTCGTCGTCTCGCCCCGTCACCGCTTCGCCCGTCGCAAATCCATCTCCATCGCGGAGCTCGGCATGGAGACGTTCATCGCCCACAACGTCCACTCCCCCTACCGCGAACTCGTTCTGCAGGCCTTCCAGCAACACCGGGTCCCCTTGCACATGGATCTGGAGATGCCCACGATTGAAACCATCAAGATCCTGGTGCAGCGCGACGAGGGCGTCGCCTTCCTGCCGCGGATGTGCGTGGTGCAGGAATTGCAGCAGGAGGTCCTCCGCGCCATCCGGGTCAAGGAGCTCGACGTGGAGCGCCAGATCCGGCTGGTCTATCCGGCCCGCCGGCAGCTCAGCCACGCTGCCACGGCGTTTCTGGAATTGGTCGGGAAGCGGGAGAATCGGAGAACCGGTGAATCGAAAGAGAGGGTGCGAACGTTCAGGGTGCCGGGGTGA
- a CDS encoding peptidase: MKHRVVLLILLALAAGASAAWGCTVIGVGKKASVDGSVIVSHTDCGPDSRIRVVPAQTFAPGAKAPVYWGLQDPAQPLAAPAEILGYIPQVERTYAYFRSAYSHMNEHQLAIAESTTNQRPELANEKGKCEQIMTIEQAQIFALQRCRTAREAVRLIGELVTAYGFLCSSGDGSETLCIGDPNEAWVMEVFGVGPQWKKASGAPGAIWAAQRLPDDHATMIPNWSILKELHPEDTANCMVSANWRQAAIDRGWYDPAAGRPFVWQEIYAPLPQEFATSRFWLFHTTFAPSYREWPDRKLSDDPLKGINPYYQYVEPLSIYPFSVKPERPVSVRDVIAFQRSVFEGTIYDLTADPNWLVPDGKGGFVKSPLATPFPGKDLRLLLKLTNRRPVARHRGHYGMVCQLRSWLPDPVGGVYWVYLDNPYFSPYVPFYAGVTATAACYQTYDPERFSEESARWAIDFVDNLAGLRFQQVIKDVRAVRDPWEEKMFARQAEVEAEAVRLHGQDPAAARDYLTRYCVGLQAEVPSMFRQLREAIITKYTNNRE, translated from the coding sequence ATGAAGCACCGTGTCGTCCTCCTGATCTTGCTGGCGCTGGCCGCCGGCGCATCTGCAGCCTGGGGCTGCACCGTCATCGGCGTGGGCAAGAAAGCCTCCGTCGACGGCTCCGTCATCGTCTCCCACACAGACTGCGGCCCCGATTCCCGTATCCGGGTGGTACCGGCCCAGACCTTCGCTCCCGGCGCGAAGGCCCCGGTCTATTGGGGTTTGCAGGATCCAGCCCAGCCGCTGGCGGCGCCTGCGGAGATCCTCGGTTACATCCCCCAGGTGGAGAGGACATACGCCTACTTTCGTTCCGCCTACTCCCACATGAACGAGCACCAGCTGGCCATCGCCGAGAGCACCACCAACCAGCGGCCGGAACTGGCCAACGAGAAAGGGAAGTGCGAACAGATCATGACCATCGAGCAGGCGCAGATATTCGCCCTGCAGCGCTGCCGCACCGCCCGCGAGGCGGTGCGTCTCATCGGGGAGCTGGTCACCGCCTACGGTTTCCTGTGCTCCAGCGGCGACGGTTCCGAAACCCTCTGCATCGGCGACCCGAACGAGGCGTGGGTCATGGAGGTGTTCGGCGTAGGGCCGCAGTGGAAGAAAGCCAGCGGGGCCCCCGGCGCCATCTGGGCTGCCCAACGACTGCCCGACGACCACGCCACCATGATCCCCAACTGGAGCATCCTCAAGGAGCTCCACCCGGAGGACACGGCAAACTGCATGGTCTCGGCCAACTGGCGGCAGGCAGCCATCGACCGCGGCTGGTACGATCCGGCCGCCGGCCGCCCGTTTGTCTGGCAGGAGATCTACGCGCCTCTGCCGCAGGAGTTCGCCACGAGCCGATTCTGGCTCTTCCACACGACCTTCGCCCCGTCTTATCGCGAGTGGCCCGACCGGAAACTCTCGGACGACCCGCTCAAGGGGATCAACCCGTACTACCAGTACGTGGAGCCCCTGTCCATCTACCCGTTCTCCGTCAAGCCCGAGCGGCCCGTTTCCGTCCGCGACGTGATCGCATTCCAGCGCTCCGTGTTCGAGGGGACCATCTACGACCTCACCGCTGACCCCAACTGGCTGGTGCCCGACGGCAAGGGCGGCTTCGTGAAGAGCCCGCTGGCCACCCCGTTCCCGGGAAAGGATCTGCGGCTGTTGTTGAAGCTGACGAACCGCCGCCCCGTGGCCCGGCACCGCGGCCACTACGGCATGGTCTGTCAGCTGCGAAGCTGGCTCCCCGACCCGGTGGGCGGCGTCTACTGGGTGTACCTCGACAATCCCTACTTCAGTCCCTACGTCCCCTTTTACGCCGGAGTAACGGCCACTGCCGCATGCTACCAGACCTACGATCCCGAGCGCTTCTCCGAGGAATCAGCCCGCTGGGCCATCGACTTCGTGGACAATCTGGCCGGCCTCCGGTTCCAGCAGGTCATCAAGGATGTCCGCGCCGTCCGCGACCCATGGGAGGAAAAGATGTTCGCCCGGCAGGCCGAGGTGGAGGCCGAAGCGGTCCGGCTGCACGGACAGGATCCGGCGGCGGCCCGTGATTACCTGACTCGATACTGCGTCGGTCTGCAGGCGGAGGTCCCGTCGATGTTCCGGCAGCTGCGGGAGGCGATCATCACGAAGTATACGAATAACCGGGAATGA
- a CDS encoding rubrerythrin, whose amino-acid sequence MSRMNRTSVCVVLSGLLILGLSGVLQAAETAGTTLENLQAAFNGESNARARYLAFAQKADEEGYGAVASLFRAASKAEEIHANTHAQVIKSMGGVPKADIQKAVVKTTRENLQAAIGGESYERDTMYPAFIEVARKDKNKAALRTFNFAKGAETGHAKIYAEILAKLDSLKGSKKTDYQVCTECGYTVAQINFDKCPNCFEPISMYMVVN is encoded by the coding sequence ATGTCCCGGATGAATCGAACCTCCGTCTGTGTCGTCCTGAGTGGCTTGCTGATCCTCGGCCTGAGCGGAGTCCTGCAGGCGGCCGAGACGGCCGGCACCACCCTGGAAAACCTTCAGGCCGCTTTCAACGGGGAAAGCAACGCCCGCGCCCGCTATCTCGCCTTCGCCCAGAAGGCCGATGAGGAAGGGTACGGCGCCGTCGCCAGCCTGTTCCGGGCGGCGTCCAAAGCCGAAGAGATCCACGCAAACACCCATGCCCAGGTGATCAAATCGATGGGTGGCGTTCCCAAAGCGGACATTCAGAAAGCCGTCGTGAAGACAACGCGGGAAAACCTGCAGGCGGCTATCGGGGGAGAATCGTACGAGCGCGACACGATGTATCCTGCGTTCATCGAGGTCGCCAGAAAGGATAAAAACAAGGCGGCCCTGCGGACTTTCAATTTCGCCAAAGGGGCGGAGACTGGGCACGCCAAAATATACGCGGAAATCCTGGCCAAGCTGGACAGCCTGAAAGGCAGTAAAAAGACGGATTATCAGGTCTGCACCGAGTGCGGCTACACCGTCGCCCAAATCAATTTCGACAAGTGCCCCAACTGCTTCGAGCCAATCAGCATGTACATGGTCGTGAATTAG
- a CDS encoding lytic transglycosylase F: MLWSAGTAVFAILLLFGCGGSPAGPGEQPAAAPATETTAHAAEASAADYQDPVIAPIMPPWTGDHDGMVKRRYIRALVPYSKTYFFIDRGDQRGIATEMLREFQKVLNQKLRTRALKVHVVAIPVRRDQLIQYLIEGRGDLALGNLTVIPERQELVDFSDPAMTGVQEVVVTGPAGPDVRSLDDLASREVWVRTSSSYWEHLQAVNAERRETKQPEILLRAADEQLEDEDILEMVNAGLLPATVVDSHLARFWVQIYPDIRVHETLAVNTGGDIAAAFRKGSPGLAKEVNAFVKSHKMGTLFANTLLQRSLKDTRWIKNSTNEREVKKFKALVALLQKYAGQYDFDWLMIAAQAYQESGLDQGVRSPVGAIGVMQVMPTTARSREVNIPDIEKEDRNIHAGVKYMRFMMDEYFKDAPMDRINKGLFAFACYNAGPNRIARLQKEATAAGLDPNKWFHNVEIIVVKRVGRETVTYVSNIYKYYLAFKLVQERMNQRQKVQAAAGNKEARFRRRPAADSGTYPPSESETTASTFRIRPDISSGGTPGRLMVYFPTHRESC, encoded by the coding sequence TTGCTTTGGAGCGCCGGCACCGCGGTCTTCGCGATTCTGCTCCTGTTCGGGTGCGGCGGGTCGCCGGCGGGTCCCGGCGAACAGCCGGCGGCGGCACCGGCGACCGAGACAACCGCCCACGCCGCCGAAGCCTCCGCGGCTGACTATCAGGATCCCGTCATCGCCCCCATCATGCCGCCATGGACCGGCGACCACGACGGCATGGTCAAGCGCCGGTACATCCGGGCGCTGGTCCCTTACAGCAAAACGTATTTCTTCATTGACCGGGGCGACCAGCGCGGGATAGCCACGGAAATGCTCCGGGAGTTCCAGAAGGTCCTCAACCAGAAGCTCCGCACCCGGGCGCTAAAGGTCCACGTGGTGGCCATCCCGGTTCGCCGCGACCAACTGATCCAGTACCTGATCGAAGGCCGCGGCGACCTGGCCCTGGGCAACCTGACCGTCATCCCTGAACGGCAGGAGCTGGTGGATTTTTCCGATCCGGCCATGACCGGCGTTCAGGAGGTCGTGGTCACTGGCCCGGCTGGACCGGACGTCCGGAGCTTAGACGATCTCGCCAGCCGGGAAGTCTGGGTGCGGACGTCCAGCAGCTACTGGGAGCACCTGCAGGCGGTCAATGCCGAACGGCGCGAGACCAAGCAGCCCGAGATCCTCCTCCGGGCGGCCGACGAGCAACTGGAGGACGAAGACATCCTGGAGATGGTCAATGCCGGCCTGCTGCCGGCGACGGTGGTGGACAGCCATCTGGCAAGATTCTGGGTTCAGATCTATCCGGACATCCGGGTGCACGAAACGCTGGCGGTGAACACCGGCGGCGACATCGCGGCAGCGTTCCGCAAGGGGAGCCCCGGGCTGGCCAAGGAAGTCAACGCCTTCGTCAAGTCCCACAAGATGGGCACCCTGTTCGCCAACACCCTCCTGCAGCGTTCCCTGAAGGACACCCGCTGGATCAAGAACTCCACCAACGAGCGGGAGGTGAAGAAGTTCAAAGCCCTCGTCGCGCTGCTCCAGAAATACGCCGGCCAATACGATTTCGACTGGCTGATGATCGCCGCCCAGGCGTACCAGGAGTCAGGGCTGGACCAAGGGGTGCGCAGTCCCGTCGGCGCCATCGGGGTCATGCAGGTTATGCCCACCACCGCCCGGTCCCGGGAAGTGAACATCCCCGATATCGAGAAGGAAGACCGCAACATCCACGCCGGCGTCAAGTACATGCGGTTCATGATGGACGAGTATTTCAAGGACGCGCCCATGGACCGGATCAACAAGGGCTTGTTCGCGTTCGCCTGCTACAACGCCGGTCCCAACCGAATCGCCCGGCTGCAGAAGGAGGCGACCGCCGCCGGACTCGATCCCAACAAGTGGTTCCATAACGTCGAGATCATCGTTGTCAAGCGGGTGGGCCGCGAGACGGTGACCTACGTCAGCAACATCTACAAGTACTACCTGGCCTTCAAGCTGGTGCAGGAGCGGATGAATCAGCGCCAGAAGGTCCAAGCCGCCGCCGGAAATAAGGAAGCCAGATTTCGCCGCCGGCCCGCTGCGGACAGCGGAACATACCCACCGTCGGAATCCGAAACAACCGCATCCACATTCAGAATCCGGCCTGACATTTCTTCCGGTGGCACCCCCGGCCGGCTCATGGTGTACTTTCCCACGCATCGAGAATCATGCTAG